One Solibacillus sp. R5-41 DNA segment encodes these proteins:
- a CDS encoding aldo/keto reductase — protein sequence MNLQSKRTLANDVEMPLVGLGVFKMTDKEEAVQAITTALHLGYRAIDTAALYYNEEEVGEAIRNSNIARDEIFVTTKVWNSDQGYDNTLRAFETSLKKLNMDYVDLYLTHWPVLDKFEDTYRAIERLYDEKLIRVPGVSNHHEHHLQALLNNANVAPMVNQIELHPYLTQAPLRTFCKEQNIAVTAWSPLGRGNVLNDATIQAIAKQYEVTPAQVILRWHLQHDVIIIPKSVTPSRIKENTELFHFELSNETMAQLDALNRDERFGQNPDNFKFDF from the coding sequence ATGAATTTACAATCGAAACGCACACTTGCTAATGATGTGGAAATGCCACTTGTAGGGCTAGGCGTATTTAAAATGACGGACAAGGAAGAAGCAGTACAAGCAATTACAACGGCGCTTCATCTAGGCTATCGTGCAATTGATACGGCAGCACTTTACTACAATGAGGAAGAGGTAGGAGAGGCGATTCGTAATTCTAATATTGCACGTGACGAAATTTTTGTGACGACAAAAGTATGGAATAGTGATCAAGGCTATGACAATACGTTACGAGCATTTGAAACATCATTAAAAAAATTAAATATGGATTATGTCGATCTTTATTTAACGCATTGGCCTGTTTTGGATAAATTTGAAGATACGTATCGTGCGATTGAGCGTTTGTATGATGAAAAGTTAATTCGTGTACCGGGTGTATCAAATCATCACGAGCATCATTTACAGGCATTGTTAAATAATGCAAATGTGGCACCAATGGTCAATCAAATTGAGTTGCATCCATATTTAACTCAAGCGCCATTACGAACGTTTTGTAAGGAACAAAATATTGCAGTAACGGCATGGTCACCGCTAGGGCGAGGAAATGTATTGAATGATGCAACGATTCAAGCGATTGCTAAACAGTATGAAGTGACACCAGCGCAAGTGATTTTACGTTGGCATTTGCAACATGATGTAATCATCATTCCAAAATCCGTGACACCATCACGTATTAAAGAAAATACAGAACTATTCCATTTTGAATTATCAAATGAAACGATGGCACAATTGGATGCGCTTAATCGCGATGAACGATTCGGTCAAAATCCAGACAACTTTAAATTCGACTTTTAA
- a CDS encoding sporulation protein produces MSLFNKVLASVGIGATTVDTKLHKVNYTINENITGVVEIVGGNVEQQIDAIYLSLYTNYTREINDTKVSENALLKNLKINEPFTIQPNEKREIPFSFELPAAIPVTTGQSRVWIHTGLDIKNAVDPTDKDFIDIQPTRLASNVLSAIQNLGFRLRKVDNEQAPTYLRNRAPIVQEFEFTPTNNTYRRYLEELEVIFLDQTSKSVEILLQVDRRARGLGSFLSEAFDMDESFIRLTLFENDNISAKISQAIENKMR; encoded by the coding sequence TTGTCACTTTTTAATAAAGTATTAGCAAGTGTCGGTATCGGCGCAACTACGGTGGATACAAAGCTGCACAAGGTAAACTATACAATTAACGAAAATATTACAGGTGTAGTTGAAATTGTCGGGGGCAATGTTGAGCAACAAATTGATGCGATTTATTTATCCTTATATACGAACTACACGCGTGAAATTAACGATACAAAAGTTTCGGAAAACGCATTATTAAAGAATCTTAAAATTAATGAACCCTTTACAATTCAACCAAATGAAAAACGAGAAATCCCATTTTCTTTTGAATTACCAGCAGCCATCCCTGTGACAACTGGACAATCCCGTGTTTGGATTCATACAGGCCTAGATATTAAAAATGCGGTTGATCCAACAGATAAAGATTTTATTGATATTCAGCCTACGCGTCTAGCAAGCAACGTATTATCTGCTATTCAAAATTTAGGCTTCCGTCTTCGCAAAGTAGACAATGAGCAAGCGCCTACCTATTTACGTAACCGTGCGCCCATTGTACAAGAGTTTGAATTTACACCGACAAATAATACGTATCGCCGGTATCTAGAGGAACTTGAAGTAATCTTCTTAGATCAAACATCGAAATCCGTTGAAATTTTATTGCAAGTGGATAGACGTGCCCGCGGTTTAGGTAGCTTTTTATCAGAAGCTTTTGATATGGATGAAAGCTTTATTCGCTTAACATTATTTGAAAACGATAATATCTCAGCAAAAATCTCTCAAGCAATTGAAAATAAAATGCGCTAA
- a CDS encoding long-chain fatty acid--CoA ligase, with amino-acid sequence MMDTQLILTGFLKRAERYFPNKQIISRTSPTITHRIAFKDYVKRTRRLADALKNIGMTRGTKVGTFGWNHHRHLEAYFAIPCSGAILHTINIRLAPEHIVYIINHAEDEILLIDEDLFPLVEPALAHLKSVKHIIIMGDSLGVPTSSFPNVHNYEQLLQEADENFEFPEDIDEYSQAGMCYTSATTGMPKGVVYTHRSIVLHSIALGLAESFALKENDVALPVVPMFHVNAWGLPFAAINYGANLVLPGPMFTPALLLDLIEQEKVTLAAGVPTIWLGVLAEQERQARDLSSLRQIISGGSASPKGLIQAFIEKLGVPYVNAYGMTETSPLVSMSHPTSEMDNYSADELLDLRVTQGLTSSLIETEVVNENGPVPNDGQTMGELRIRGPWIASEYYKDERTVDSFRDGWLYTGDIAVLTKEGYIKITDRTKDLIKSGGEWISSVDLENALMSHPAVFEAAVIAVPHPKWQERPLACVVLKENAHAGKDELIAHLENDFAKWSLPDDVVFLKEIPKTSVGKFLKAKLREDLKDYEVPL; translated from the coding sequence ATGATGGATACGCAGTTAATTTTGACAGGATTTTTAAAACGAGCAGAGCGTTATTTTCCAAACAAGCAAATTATCTCACGTACAAGCCCAACAATAACACATCGCATTGCCTTTAAAGATTATGTAAAACGAACACGCCGTCTAGCAGATGCACTTAAAAATATCGGTATGACACGTGGTACGAAGGTTGGTACGTTCGGTTGGAACCACCACCGTCATTTAGAAGCTTATTTTGCGATTCCATGTAGTGGTGCCATTTTACACACAATTAATATTCGTTTAGCCCCCGAGCATATTGTATACATCATTAATCATGCTGAAGATGAAATTTTATTAATTGATGAAGATTTATTCCCGTTAGTTGAACCTGCTTTAGCACACTTAAAATCGGTGAAACATATTATCATAATGGGTGATAGTTTAGGTGTACCAACATCTAGTTTCCCAAATGTGCATAACTATGAGCAATTACTTCAGGAGGCAGATGAAAATTTCGAGTTTCCTGAAGATATAGATGAATATTCGCAAGCAGGTATGTGCTATACCTCTGCAACAACAGGCATGCCTAAAGGTGTTGTTTATACACACCGCAGTATTGTACTCCACAGTATAGCGCTTGGTCTTGCCGAATCCTTTGCTCTCAAGGAAAATGATGTTGCATTACCTGTAGTACCAATGTTCCATGTAAATGCTTGGGGCTTACCTTTTGCTGCCATAAACTATGGGGCAAATCTCGTATTACCAGGTCCTATGTTCACACCGGCTTTACTGCTTGATTTAATCGAACAAGAAAAAGTAACGCTTGCTGCAGGTGTTCCAACAATTTGGCTTGGCGTACTTGCTGAACAAGAAAGACAGGCGCGTGATTTATCTTCTCTTCGCCAAATTATTTCTGGTGGTTCCGCATCACCAAAAGGGTTAATCCAAGCATTTATTGAAAAATTAGGTGTTCCTTATGTGAATGCATATGGGATGACTGAAACTTCACCTTTAGTAAGTATGTCTCACCCAACATCTGAAATGGACAATTACTCAGCCGATGAACTATTAGATTTACGCGTAACGCAAGGTTTAACTTCTTCTTTAATTGAGACGGAAGTCGTAAATGAAAATGGTCCTGTTCCAAATGATGGTCAAACAATGGGTGAACTACGAATTCGCGGACCGTGGATTGCTTCCGAATATTATAAGGATGAGCGCACAGTTGACTCATTCCGTGATGGTTGGCTCTATACAGGAGATATCGCCGTCTTAACAAAAGAGGGCTATATTAAAATTACAGATCGTACAAAAGATTTAATTAAATCAGGCGGCGAATGGATTTCTTCGGTGGATTTAGAGAATGCCCTAATGTCTCATCCTGCCGTTTTTGAAGCAGCAGTTATCGCGGTACCACATCCAAAATGGCAAGAACGTCCACTTGCATGCGTTGTATTAAAAGAAAATGCACATGCAGGTAAAGACGAATTAATTGCGCATCTTGAAAACGATTTTGCGAAATGGTCCCTACCAGATGATGTTGTATTCTTAAAGGAAATTCCTAAAACATCCGTTGGGAAGTTTTTAAAGGCGAAGCTTCGTGAAGACTTAAAAGATTATGAAGTTCCACTTTGA
- a CDS encoding B3/4 domain-containing protein, protein MNISINQSLFTMNDQFKIGLIHYNKIVVAESPQMIKGRTQLYQEHLFLDLQDSPLTERPGIQEWRKLWKFFGADPNRYRHSAESLMRRIAKQNYLTPFHSAVDLNNFFSLQYEIPIGIYDIATIQDPIEIALGDENTGYDGLNGRYNALTNILYSKDKLGAFGSPFVDSSRTAVTEKTTDALQIFYLRPSLSVDDCEQLLATAGKMFTQVNGGDFKVSLLSFHNQSTTY, encoded by the coding sequence ATGAATATTTCTATCAATCAATCACTATTCACTATGAATGACCAGTTTAAAATTGGTCTTATTCATTATAACAAAATTGTTGTGGCAGAATCTCCTCAAATGATTAAAGGACGCACACAGTTATATCAAGAACATTTATTTTTAGACTTGCAAGATAGTCCATTAACCGAACGCCCTGGCATTCAAGAATGGCGCAAACTTTGGAAGTTTTTTGGTGCAGATCCAAATCGCTACCGTCATTCAGCGGAAAGTCTTATGCGCCGTATCGCAAAACAAAATTATTTAACACCTTTTCATTCGGCTGTTGATTTGAATAATTTCTTTTCACTGCAATATGAAATTCCGATTGGTATTTACGACATCGCTACAATTCAAGATCCTATCGAAATTGCTCTTGGGGATGAAAATACAGGCTATGATGGGTTGAATGGTCGGTATAATGCATTAACAAACATCCTTTACTCAAAAGATAAGCTAGGCGCTTTTGGCAGTCCGTTTGTTGATTCAAGTCGCACAGCCGTTACCGAAAAAACAACTGATGCGCTCCAAATATTTTATTTGCGACCTTCTTTATCCGTGGATGATTGTGAGCAGTTACTTGCAACAGCTGGTAAAATGTTTACACAAGTAAATGGAGGAGATTTTAAAGTCTCTCTTCTATCCTTTCACAACCAATCAACTACATATTAA
- a CDS encoding NCS2 family permease produces the protein MFKLKENNTTVKTELFAGLTTFLTMAYIIVVNPIILSDAGVPIDQVFMATIISAVIGTVWLAIFANYPIAIAPGMGLNAYFTYTVVLSSNGQIDYITAFSAVFIAGIIFILLSLTPFREKLISAIPENLKLAITAGIGLFIAFIGLRMANIIVANDSNLVALGDLSSSSVLLALFGLAVTVVLMALNVNGALFIGMIATTIVALMTGQLHIDKVVAVPHLPEGILVWNPVEAFSQVIQFGLYGVIFSFILVTLFDTTGTMIGVAKQAGILKDGKLPRARKALLADSIATTAGSMLGTSPTTAYLESGAGVAAGGRTGLTSLTVAVLFLIASFFGPLVASISGVAAITSPALIIVGSLMIGVVKNIEWHKFEESFPAFLVILTMPLTASISTGIALGFISYPLLQLVKGQGKKVHPLLYIFAILFVIQLVFMPH, from the coding sequence ATGTTTAAATTAAAGGAAAATAATACAACCGTTAAAACAGAATTATTTGCTGGTTTAACAACATTTTTAACGATGGCTTATATTATCGTGGTCAATCCAATTATTTTGTCAGATGCCGGTGTGCCTATTGACCAAGTATTTATGGCGACAATTATTTCAGCAGTAATTGGTACAGTTTGGTTAGCAATTTTTGCAAACTATCCGATTGCCATTGCACCTGGTATGGGTTTGAACGCTTATTTTACTTATACGGTCGTACTTTCATCCAATGGGCAAATTGATTATATTACAGCATTTTCAGCTGTATTTATTGCCGGGATTATTTTCATATTACTGAGTTTAACACCTTTCCGTGAAAAATTAATTTCAGCTATTCCAGAAAACTTAAAGCTGGCGATTACGGCTGGGATTGGTTTATTCATCGCGTTTATCGGACTTCGCATGGCTAATATTATTGTAGCAAACGATTCGAATTTAGTGGCTCTTGGTGATTTAAGCTCTAGCTCAGTATTGCTAGCACTTTTTGGGCTAGCGGTGACAGTCGTTCTTATGGCTTTAAATGTGAATGGGGCTTTATTTATCGGTATGATTGCAACGACCATTGTTGCCCTTATGACAGGTCAGCTTCATATTGATAAAGTTGTAGCAGTACCACATTTGCCAGAAGGAATTTTAGTTTGGAACCCGGTTGAAGCATTTAGTCAGGTTATCCAGTTTGGTTTATATGGCGTTATTTTCTCATTTATTTTAGTTACTTTATTTGATACGACTGGGACAATGATTGGTGTCGCTAAGCAGGCTGGTATTTTAAAAGATGGCAAGCTTCCTCGCGCTCGCAAAGCATTGCTCGCAGATTCAATCGCTACAACTGCTGGTTCAATGCTAGGAACAAGTCCTACGACTGCTTACTTAGAATCAGGAGCTGGTGTGGCTGCTGGTGGCCGTACAGGATTAACTTCATTAACGGTTGCGGTACTTTTTCTTATTGCCTCATTTTTTGGACCGTTAGTAGCTTCCATTTCTGGCGTTGCAGCAATTACTTCTCCTGCACTAATTATTGTCGGGAGTTTAATGATTGGTGTCGTAAAAAATATTGAATGGCATAAATTCGAGGAGTCTTTCCCCGCGTTCTTAGTTATTTTAACGATGCCTTTAACAGCAAGTATTTCAACCGGTATTGCGCTTGGCTTCATTTCTTATCCATTGCTACAACTCGTTAAAGGACAAGGAAAGAAAGTTCACCCGCTCCTATATATATTTGCAATTTTATTCGTTATTCAACTTGTTTTCATGCCACATTAA
- a CDS encoding ABC transporter substrate-binding protein has translation MKKFAGIGMVAALTLALYGCSENEVENVGSAETNTQEQQPNENNVNKTAFEDGVDEKEFQEALAAFPETVPSKIVTTSVPLTEMLHLLDIVPVGVPTSTNPIPTDFDSITRVGSPMAPDLEVISNLQTELIVGAASLKDSLDKALEGMNLPTAYLPTDSYEDLKLSFKVLGTYFGKEKEMNEILQTIVAKEQELEKQAAGKELPSVMLVIGTSDSFMVMNDKSYLGSLVERLGAENIATSILKTDSTYSTLNLEEIVVADPDMIFVLASGDHGANEDKFKQEIANNSAWTQLSAYKNDNIHFLDYSIFGVTSIANVDTALTTIADYFYK, from the coding sequence ATGAAAAAATTTGCAGGTATCGGTATGGTAGCCGCACTCACTTTGGCGCTTTATGGCTGTTCAGAGAACGAAGTAGAAAATGTGGGCTCTGCTGAAACAAATACACAAGAACAACAACCGAATGAAAATAATGTAAATAAAACTGCATTTGAAGATGGTGTAGATGAAAAAGAATTCCAGGAAGCGTTAGCGGCTTTTCCTGAGACGGTACCTAGTAAAATTGTTACAACCTCGGTCCCTTTAACAGAAATGCTTCACCTATTAGATATTGTTCCCGTAGGTGTTCCAACTTCAACAAATCCAATTCCAACTGATTTTGACTCAATTACACGAGTGGGTTCACCAATGGCTCCAGATTTAGAAGTCATTTCAAATTTACAAACCGAATTAATTGTCGGTGCAGCATCGTTAAAAGATTCTCTTGATAAAGCTTTAGAAGGTATGAATTTACCTACAGCTTATTTACCTACCGATTCATATGAAGACTTAAAATTAAGCTTTAAAGTGTTAGGTACTTACTTCGGCAAAGAAAAAGAAATGAATGAAATATTACAAACGATCGTAGCCAAAGAGCAAGAATTAGAAAAACAGGCCGCTGGTAAAGAACTCCCTTCTGTTATGTTAGTGATCGGTACTTCTGATTCATTCATGGTGATGAATGATAAATCTTACTTAGGTAGCCTAGTAGAGCGTCTTGGGGCAGAAAATATTGCGACGTCTATATTAAAGACCGATTCAACATACTCAACCCTTAATTTAGAAGAAATTGTTGTTGCAGACCCTGATATGATTTTTGTGTTAGCTTCAGGTGATCACGGAGCAAATGAGGATAAATTCAAACAAGAAATTGCCAATAATAGCGCATGGACACAATTATCTGCCTATAAAAATGATAATATCCATTTCCTTGATTACAGTATTTTCGGGGTAACATCTATTGCCAATGTCGACACAGCATTAACAACAATTGCAGATTATTTCTATAAATAG
- the trmL gene encoding tRNA (uridine(34)/cytosine(34)/5-carboxymethylaminomethyluridine(34)-2'-O)-methyltransferase TrmL, with product MPNHIVLYQPEIPANTGNIARTCAGTNTSLHLIRPLGFSTDDKMLKRAGLDYWEHVNVVYHDSLEDFIEYSKDGDVYLIETYSDEPFTTHDFSDVTRDIYFMFGRETTGLPKDFAEQRANMCLRIPQSDHIRSLNLSNTAAIVIYEALRQQNYPGLK from the coding sequence GTGCCAAATCATATTGTTTTATACCAACCAGAAATTCCTGCGAATACGGGAAATATTGCAAGAACATGTGCCGGGACAAATACATCACTTCATTTAATCCGTCCGTTAGGCTTTTCAACAGATGATAAAATGTTGAAACGTGCTGGATTGGACTATTGGGAGCATGTGAATGTGGTGTACCATGATTCACTAGAGGATTTTATTGAATATAGTAAAGATGGCGATGTTTATTTAATTGAAACGTATAGCGATGAGCCGTTTACAACGCATGATTTTAGTGATGTTACGCGTGATATTTATTTTATGTTTGGCAGAGAAACGACAGGCTTACCGAAAGATTTTGCCGAACAGCGTGCAAATATGTGTTTACGTATTCCACAAAGTGATCATATACGTTCGTTAAATTTATCTAATACCGCAGCAATTGTAATTTATGAAGCATTACGTCAGCAAAATTATCCAGGGTTAAAATAA
- the queG gene encoding tRNA epoxyqueuosine(34) reductase QueG: protein MKVHQLQAELIEYAKSIGVDKIGFTTAAPFHELKNRLRRQQELSFQSGFEESDVELRTVPLKLLDGAESIVAIALAYPSRMNDAPQGKKGARRGVFCRASWGVDYHTAVRERLQLIEAWLRERVPSVKTKSMVDTGELVDRAVAQRAGIGWSGKNCSIITPEFGSYVYLGEIMTNIPFAPDMPMEDECGECTLCIDVCPTGAIVAPGQLNSQRCIAFLTQTKGFLPDEFRTKIGNRLYGCDTCQTVCPKNKGKLNWIHDEFTPDPELAKPLLQPLLSISNKEFKAKFGHVSGSWRGKKPIQRNAIIALAHFKEESAVPDLIELMLKDERPVIRGTAAWAIGKIGSEDANEALLAAQIKEQDEEVLAEIEKGLAMLTNVERRI, encoded by the coding sequence ATGAAAGTCCATCAGCTTCAGGCTGAATTAATCGAATATGCTAAATCAATCGGTGTCGATAAAATAGGTTTTACTACTGCTGCCCCCTTTCATGAATTGAAAAATCGTTTGCGTCGTCAGCAAGAGCTTAGCTTTCAGTCGGGTTTTGAGGAGTCTGATGTAGAACTTCGTACAGTGCCTTTAAAATTACTGGACGGAGCAGAAAGTATTGTGGCAATTGCACTAGCGTATCCTTCGCGAATGAACGACGCCCCTCAAGGGAAAAAGGGAGCGCGCAGAGGCGTATTTTGCCGCGCATCTTGGGGTGTTGATTATCATACGGCAGTACGCGAACGGCTTCAATTGATTGAGGCTTGGCTACGAGAGAGAGTGCCTTCTGTGAAGACAAAATCCATGGTTGATACAGGAGAGCTTGTGGATCGTGCCGTTGCACAGCGCGCTGGAATTGGCTGGAGCGGAAAAAACTGTTCGATTATTACCCCTGAATTCGGCTCATATGTTTACTTAGGCGAAATCATGACGAATATCCCGTTTGCACCAGATATGCCGATGGAAGATGAATGTGGGGAATGTACGCTATGTATCGATGTTTGTCCAACCGGTGCCATAGTAGCTCCTGGACAGTTAAATTCCCAGCGTTGTATCGCTTTTTTAACGCAAACAAAAGGCTTTTTACCGGATGAATTTCGAACGAAAATTGGGAACCGGCTGTATGGCTGTGATACTTGCCAAACCGTTTGCCCCAAAAATAAAGGCAAGCTTAATTGGATTCACGATGAATTTACACCCGATCCAGAGCTGGCAAAGCCGTTATTACAACCATTACTATCAATTTCCAATAAAGAATTTAAAGCGAAGTTCGGACATGTATCGGGCTCTTGGCGTGGAAAGAAACCAATTCAACGAAACGCGATTATAGCACTGGCTCATTTTAAGGAAGAAAGTGCAGTGCCCGATTTAATTGAGCTCATGCTAAAAGATGAGCGTCCTGTTATACGTGGAACTGCTGCGTGGGCAATTGGTAAAATTGGGTCAGAAGATGCGAATGAAGCTTTACTGGCCGCTCAAATAAAAGAGCAAGACGAAGAAGTGCTAGCAGAAATCGAAAAAGGGCTAGCCATGTTAACAAATGTAGAAAGAAGGATATAA
- a CDS encoding LD-carboxypeptidase yields the protein MKIRPARLQIGDTVGLVALSSPLNMEKIGQQLAFLDELGLRYKLGNTIQPYEGYLAGTDAERVQDLHAMIQDKEVKAIFCVKGGYGLGRIIDKISYPLIEENPKIIWGFSDVTLLHTTVNDYANLVTFHGPMLARSKGELDELSKKMFQQLFTPIEIQYDEQISPLHTIVEGTVRGEMIGGNLNRIVSMLGTKFELDMRGKILLIEDIGESLEQIDGMLNHLRLARKLEQVAGFVIGNFKLPSPNETEEDVIQLLEHYLKPLNKPALAGFQIGHCEPNIGIPLGVDVILDANEKTLRILPGVE from the coding sequence ATGAAAATCCGTCCTGCCAGATTACAAATTGGAGATACAGTAGGGCTTGTTGCATTAAGCAGCCCTTTAAATATGGAGAAGATTGGGCAACAATTAGCATTTTTAGATGAATTAGGCTTGCGCTATAAGCTTGGAAATACGATTCAGCCGTATGAGGGTTATTTAGCGGGTACGGATGCGGAGCGTGTCCAGGATTTACATGCGATGATTCAAGATAAAGAGGTGAAGGCCATTTTTTGTGTGAAAGGTGGTTATGGCTTAGGTCGAATTATTGATAAAATTAGCTACCCATTAATTGAAGAAAATCCGAAAATTATTTGGGGCTTTTCAGATGTGACCCTGCTACATACAACGGTCAATGACTATGCAAACTTAGTGACATTCCACGGACCGATGTTAGCAAGATCTAAAGGGGAGTTAGATGAATTATCGAAAAAAATGTTCCAGCAGCTCTTCACACCGATTGAAATTCAGTATGATGAACAAATTTCGCCGTTACATACAATTGTCGAGGGCACGGTTAGAGGCGAAATGATAGGTGGTAACTTAAATCGCATTGTTAGTATGTTAGGTACGAAATTTGAACTAGATATGCGTGGGAAAATTCTTTTAATAGAAGATATAGGAGAGTCATTAGAGCAAATTGACGGGATGTTGAACCATTTGCGTTTAGCAAGAAAGTTAGAGCAAGTCGCAGGATTTGTCATTGGGAATTTTAAACTGCCAAGTCCAAATGAAACAGAGGAAGATGTCATCCAATTGTTGGAGCATTATTTAAAGCCGCTGAACAAACCCGCTTTAGCAGGTTTCCAAATAGGTCACTGTGAACCCAATATAGGAATACCACTTGGCGTAGATGTTATTTTAGACGCAAATGAAAAAACATTACGTATTTTACCTGGGGTAGAATAA
- a CDS encoding VOC family protein, whose product MRKHFHKKPNMYTSHVQLKVSNLTRSIEYYTTIIGFKVLEQTADIAYLTADGKTSLVSLIEIQNAQPLREGFTGLYHLALLLPTRKDLGNIVQHFVELNVRLGASDHDVSEALYLNDPDGNGIEIYVDRDESEWTWNEDGTVQMTTDRLNFQPILATADEKWDGLPQETVMGHVHLSVANLPQSENFYTNVLDYRVVARYGAQALFISTGQYHHHFGLNTWQSANGQVPTANMVGLNSFTIVLNDEQIAAKIKQELATNGYNTETYDAAPKFGGQQAFSTMDPNGLRIIFTMDGE is encoded by the coding sequence ATGAGAAAACATTTTCATAAAAAGCCAAACATGTACACATCACATGTCCAATTAAAAGTTTCGAATTTAACACGTTCTATCGAATATTACACAACAATTATTGGCTTTAAAGTACTTGAGCAAACTGCCGATATCGCTTATTTAACGGCTGATGGCAAAACAAGTTTAGTCTCTTTAATAGAAATACAAAATGCACAGCCTTTACGCGAAGGCTTTACAGGACTTTACCACCTTGCTTTACTATTACCTACTCGTAAAGATTTAGGAAACATCGTTCAGCATTTTGTTGAATTAAATGTTCGTCTTGGCGCATCCGATCATGATGTTTCAGAGGCACTTTATTTAAATGACCCAGATGGCAATGGGATTGAAATTTATGTGGACCGCGACGAATCTGAGTGGACTTGGAACGAAGATGGTACCGTACAAATGACGACAGATCGTCTTAACTTCCAGCCAATTTTAGCAACAGCAGATGAAAAATGGGATGGACTTCCTCAAGAAACGGTGATGGGTCACGTTCACCTATCTGTGGCTAATCTTCCACAATCTGAAAATTTTTATACAAATGTATTAGACTATCGTGTTGTTGCACGTTACGGAGCTCAAGCATTATTTATTTCAACAGGTCAATATCACCATCATTTCGGGTTAAACACATGGCAAAGCGCCAATGGACAAGTACCTACTGCAAACATGGTTGGCCTCAATTCATTTACAATCGTATTAAATGATGAACAAATTGCCGCAAAAATAAAACAAGAACTTGCAACAAACGGCTATAACACTGAAACGTATGACGCCGCGCCAAAATTCGGTGGGCAACAAGCTTTTTCAACCATGGATCCAAACGGTTTACGGATCATCTTCACAATGGATGGTGAGTAG
- the nagB gene encoding glucosamine-6-phosphate deaminase, whose amino-acid sequence MKWIEAANYEEMSKIAATIFKEQLKLVKTSVFGMATGSTPEGFYKELVKAYQAGELSFAEAKSFNLDEYIGIMPNNEASYHYFMDENLFNYIDMKRENIHVPTGNPKEIATATAEYDAAIAAAGGVDIQLLGIGVNGHIGFNEPGTAFELETNMVELTQSTREANQIYFDTIDDVPTHAITMGIRTIMNAKKVVLLISGASKQEAFDRLRSGEITTDFPASALHNHKDVTVIYTGVK is encoded by the coding sequence ATGAAGTGGATTGAAGCAGCAAATTATGAAGAAATGAGCAAAATTGCTGCGACTATTTTTAAAGAGCAATTAAAGCTAGTGAAGACAAGTGTTTTTGGAATGGCGACGGGTAGTACACCAGAAGGCTTTTATAAGGAATTAGTAAAAGCGTATCAAGCTGGGGAACTATCATTTGCTGAGGCGAAATCATTTAATTTAGATGAATATATTGGGATTATGCCTAATAATGAAGCAAGTTATCACTACTTTATGGATGAGAATTTATTCAATTATATTGATATGAAGCGTGAAAATATTCATGTGCCAACGGGCAACCCAAAAGAAATAGCGACAGCTACTGCAGAATATGATGCTGCAATTGCTGCGGCGGGTGGCGTTGATATTCAGTTATTAGGAATTGGAGTTAATGGTCATATCGGATTTAATGAGCCGGGTACAGCGTTTGAGTTAGAGACAAATATGGTTGAGTTGACACAATCAACACGTGAGGCCAATCAAATCTATTTTGATACAATTGATGATGTTCCTACGCATGCAATTACGATGGGGATTCGAACAATTATGAATGCAAAAAAAGTAGTGCTATTAATATCAGGTGCATCAAAACAAGAAGCATTTGATCGTTTGCGCAGTGGTGAAATCACAACGGACTTCCCAGCAAGCGCGTTACACAATCATAAAGATGTTACAGTAATTTATACAGGCGTAAAATAA